A DNA window from Paenibacillus andongensis contains the following coding sequences:
- a CDS encoding helix-turn-helix domain-containing protein → MKDELDIRSFIGTHDADFYDDGFHRHSAVEVSIVLEGRCLFEWSRRSWMEAGHIVIIPPELLHRFEAVTNVRFGVILLQGVTARTLELVDKLGGSGFTGDGGADRSPIFLALSRLDKERFERLFREWLRMKASFLKEKQANYSAWMEVLLLFLLEHSQQDLQGMTVTKAADYIRENVQESVHMSDLAEMAGFTEPAFRRVFEQMYGVSPKQYQQQCRLQEAKWLLSSTDKDIREIAEQVGFFRLHSFSQWFKEQEGLPPTVWRKSQRLQHGLMLN, encoded by the coding sequence ATGAAAGATGAGCTGGATATCCGCAGTTTTATCGGCACACATGATGCCGATTTTTATGATGATGGATTTCACCGTCATTCGGCCGTTGAAGTCAGTATCGTGCTGGAAGGACGGTGCTTGTTCGAGTGGTCGAGGCGAAGCTGGATGGAAGCAGGCCATATCGTGATTATCCCGCCAGAATTGTTACACAGGTTTGAAGCGGTGACGAATGTGAGGTTTGGGGTTATTTTACTGCAGGGCGTAACGGCACGTACGTTGGAGCTGGTAGATAAGCTCGGAGGAAGCGGCTTTACTGGCGACGGAGGTGCAGATCGATCACCTATATTCCTTGCTTTATCCCGACTGGACAAAGAGCGATTCGAGCGATTGTTCCGGGAGTGGCTTCGGATGAAAGCGTCGTTCTTAAAGGAGAAGCAAGCTAATTATTCGGCATGGATGGAAGTGCTGCTGCTTTTTTTACTTGAACACTCGCAGCAGGATTTGCAGGGGATGACCGTGACGAAAGCGGCTGACTATATTCGTGAAAATGTACAGGAATCTGTTCACATGTCTGATTTGGCAGAGATGGCCGGTTTTACGGAGCCCGCTTTTCGCCGCGTCTTTGAACAAATGTACGGCGTTAGCCCAAAGCAATATCAGCAGCAGTGCCGTTTGCAGGAAGCAAAATGGCTTCTTAGCTCAACAGATAAAGATATACGTGAAATCGCCGAACAGGTAGGCTTTTTCAGGTTGCATTCCTTTTCACAGTGGTTTAAGGAGCAAGAAGGTCTCCCACCTACAGTTTGGCGGAAAAGTCAACGGTTGCAGCACGGTTTGATGTTGAACTAG
- a CDS encoding CD3324 family protein: MSYKNGKDVLPPNLLKQLQEYIQGEIVYIPKKEQKRAGWGENNGTRIIIERRNREIFRLYQTGSTVMELIKVFHLSEDSIRKIIVKTRELTANQV, from the coding sequence ATGAGTTACAAGAACGGGAAAGACGTTCTTCCCCCTAACCTATTAAAACAATTACAAGAATATATCCAAGGTGAAATCGTATATATCCCTAAGAAAGAGCAGAAGCGCGCTGGATGGGGAGAAAATAACGGAACACGCATTATCATTGAGCGTAGAAATCGAGAAATTTTCCGGTTGTACCAAACCGGTTCCACTGTGATGGAACTAATCAAAGTCTTTCATCTGTCGGAAGACAGCATCCGCAAAATCATCGTGAAAACACGCGAATTAACAGCCAATCAAGTATAG
- a CDS encoding IS3 family transposase, with protein sequence MEDHRSEFRLEKMCDVLQVSRSGYYKWKTVVVSERNKRKEELTKRIKWHFYDSDETYGSPRIFKELVKEGWTVAERTVGLIMREHGLRSCMARKFRVTTTDSNHDQPIAPNILEQDFKATKPNEKWVADITYIPCRQGRLYLASIMDLHTKQIVGWKLSDRMTTDLVMDALNQAYASKKPGKGLIHHSDRGSQYASKEYREQLASYGMKPSMSRKGNCYDNACIEAFHSILKRECIYSKPKFKTKQEAQEKLFRYLEIFYNRKRSNSTIGYMSPLRFEKLYYQNAA encoded by the coding sequence ATCGAGGATCATCGCTCCGAGTTTCGATTGGAGAAGATGTGTGACGTGCTACAAGTGTCTAGGAGCGGCTATTACAAATGGAAAACTGTTGTTGTGTCCGAGCGTAACAAGCGCAAAGAGGAACTAACTAAACGCATTAAGTGGCATTTTTATGATTCGGATGAAACTTATGGCAGCCCGAGGATATTCAAAGAACTTGTGAAAGAAGGCTGGACCGTAGCGGAACGTACGGTGGGTCTTATTATGCGCGAACATGGATTACGTTCGTGTATGGCGCGGAAGTTCAGGGTCACTACGACAGATTCTAATCACGATCAGCCCATTGCTCCCAATATCCTTGAGCAAGACTTTAAAGCAACGAAACCAAATGAAAAGTGGGTAGCTGACATAACCTACATTCCTTGCCGTCAAGGGAGGCTCTATCTGGCTAGCATCATGGATCTGCACACGAAACAAATCGTTGGATGGAAACTTAGCGATCGAATGACGACTGACTTGGTAATGGATGCGCTAAATCAGGCATACGCCTCAAAGAAGCCAGGCAAAGGCCTTATCCATCATTCTGATCGCGGCTCCCAGTATGCCTCAAAGGAGTACCGTGAGCAGTTAGCAAGCTACGGTATGAAGCCAAGCATGAGTCGTAAGGGCAACTGTTATGACAATGCTTGTATTGAGGCTTTTCACAGCATCTTAAAACGTGAGTGTATCTACAGCAAACCCAAATTTAAGACGAAGCAAGAAGCGCAGGAGAAGTTGTTCCGATACCTCGAAATCTTTTACAACCGGAAACGATCTAACAGCACGATTGGCTACATGTCTCCGTTACGCTTCGAAAAGTTGTACTACCAGAACGCAGCTTAA
- a CDS encoding transposase, which translates to MERNRYSEEFKKQTVKYILEQGKSMPQMSEELGISAGVLHNWKATYRDEFQTESVITPERVRQLEQQLREKDLEYQEKERQNQDLQEELAILKKALHIFSKEKN; encoded by the coding sequence ATGGAACGAAATCGTTATAGTGAAGAATTTAAGAAGCAGACAGTGAAGTACATCTTAGAGCAAGGTAAATCAATGCCGCAGATGTCCGAAGAGCTCGGGATATCTGCGGGTGTTCTGCACAACTGGAAAGCTACATACCGTGACGAATTTCAGACGGAGTCAGTAATTACTCCGGAAAGAGTGCGCCAGCTTGAGCAACAGTTACGTGAAAAAGATCTGGAGTATCAGGAGAAAGAACGCCAAAATCAAGATCTCCAAGAGGAACTTGCTATTTTAAAAAAGGCGCTGCACATCTTCAGCAAAGAAAAGAACTAA
- a CDS encoding LamB/YcsF family protein — MLRIDLNCDMGEGFGAYRLGRDEELLDYVSSANIACGFHAGDPATMRSTVQLCLRKGVAIGAHPGLPDLQGFGRREIAITPAEAYELTLYQLGALQAFVHAEGGRLQHVKPHGALYHMAAKRHDLAAAIAAATASVSAELTLFGPPGSELLRAGAAAGLRLAHEAFADRSYQRDGTLTPRDQPGALLSGAADAAAQVVRLVREGKVLSREGDDLNMRADTICIHGDGAHAVEFARDIRALLNSSGIAMMALGH; from the coding sequence ATTCTGCGTATTGACTTGAATTGTGACATGGGCGAAGGCTTCGGCGCTTATCGCCTTGGCCGGGATGAGGAGCTGCTCGACTACGTCAGCTCCGCCAACATCGCCTGCGGGTTCCACGCAGGCGATCCCGCAACCATGCGCAGCACTGTGCAGCTGTGCTTGCGCAAAGGCGTTGCGATCGGGGCCCATCCGGGCCTTCCCGATCTACAGGGCTTCGGCCGGCGCGAGATCGCGATCACGCCGGCTGAGGCTTACGAGCTGACGTTGTATCAGCTCGGGGCGCTGCAGGCGTTCGTCCACGCCGAAGGCGGACGCCTGCAGCATGTAAAGCCGCATGGCGCGCTCTATCACATGGCTGCGAAGCGCCATGATCTCGCCGCGGCCATTGCGGCTGCGACCGCCAGCGTCAGCGCGGAGCTGACGCTGTTCGGACCGCCCGGCAGCGAGCTGCTGCGGGCGGGTGCCGCCGCGGGGCTGCGGCTAGCTCACGAAGCCTTCGCGGACCGCAGCTACCAGCGGGACGGCACGCTGACGCCCCGCGATCAGCCGGGGGCGCTGCTCTCCGGCGCCGCCGACGCTGCGGCGCAGGTCGTAAGGCTCGTCCGCGAAGGGAAGGTCCTCTCCCGGGAGGGAGATGACCTGAACATGCGCGCGGACACGATCTGCATCCACGGCGATGGTGCACACGCCGTGGAGTTCGCGCGCGATATCCGCGCGCTGTTAAACAGCAGCGGCATCGCAATGATGGCGCTCGGGCATTAG
- a CDS encoding biotin-dependent carboxyltransferase family protein, translating into MKKRGTWEMGFEVIKPGVLSTLQDEGRYGQRKYGVITSGPMDLFAHRAANILVGNDGGAAVLEMTLLGPSMVAQKDMLLSLCGADMEVDIDGNRVPFWRPFLIRKGDQLNVHYAVKGCRAYLAVYGGFEVKPVMGSRSTYLRARIGGHQGRALQAGDVLPVKQEVVGDNLHYPGSVSAFIRPDYEGNPVVRVVRGKEAALFTDASRRNLLAQSYIVTAQSDRMGYRLEGMKLELSDGVPSEMISEAVIQGTIQVPPSGQPILLMADCQTTGGYPRIAHVITADLPLAAQVKPGGKLRFREVSHREAQEQILLQMMDLRLLEAGVRAWVRDRGGFRC; encoded by the coding sequence ATGAAGAAGAGAGGAACATGGGAAATGGGCTTTGAGGTCATCAAGCCAGGGGTATTATCAACCTTGCAGGATGAGGGAAGGTATGGACAGCGGAAATATGGCGTCATTACTTCAGGCCCTATGGACCTCTTTGCGCATCGAGCTGCCAATATACTTGTTGGGAATGATGGGGGAGCAGCTGTTCTAGAAATGACACTGCTAGGACCGAGCATGGTAGCGCAGAAGGATATGCTGCTATCTTTATGCGGAGCTGATATGGAAGTTGATATAGACGGCAATAGAGTCCCATTTTGGCGGCCATTTTTGATCCGTAAAGGAGATCAGTTAAATGTTCATTATGCCGTTAAGGGCTGCAGAGCCTACTTAGCCGTGTATGGTGGTTTCGAGGTGAAACCTGTAATGGGCAGCAGAAGCACCTATTTACGTGCAAGAATAGGCGGTCACCAAGGTAGGGCATTACAAGCGGGGGATGTTCTGCCGGTAAAACAAGAAGTGGTAGGCGATAATCTTCACTATCCTGGGTCTGTGAGTGCCTTTATTCGTCCGGATTATGAAGGAAATCCAGTTGTGAGGGTCGTACGAGGGAAGGAAGCCGCCCTTTTTACAGACGCAAGCAGACGGAACTTGCTGGCTCAAAGCTATATCGTTACCGCACAATCCGATCGAATGGGTTATCGATTGGAAGGGATGAAGCTTGAACTCTCTGATGGCGTACCGAGTGAGATGATCTCAGAAGCGGTCATCCAAGGTACGATTCAAGTTCCTCCAAGTGGTCAGCCCATCCTGCTGATGGCGGACTGCCAAACAACCGGAGGCTACCCGCGTATCGCGCATGTCATCACGGCCGATCTTCCCTTAGCAGCTCAGGTGAAACCAGGCGGGAAGCTTCGTTTCCGGGAGGTCAGCCACCGGGAAGCCCAAGAGCAGATCTTGCTGCAAATGATGGATTTGCGGCTGCTTGAGGCTGGGGTTCGGGCTTGGGTGCGGGATCGTGGGGGATTTAGGTGTTGA
- the pxpB gene encoding 5-oxoprolinase subunit PxpB gives MTKLSYECHLLGDSAIVIRLGTDIDVSILNRVRQLTAYLENNRFEGFIEIVSAYTTITIYYDSFQVYNHYSEEGTSRRSGRSGLTNTLLPYDIVLLHIQHLLGNYENENRDDGIAPERIIEIPVCYDDDYGPDLADVAAYHRVSKEEIVRLHTSQIYPVYMIGFAPGFPYLGGLNVKLATPRKAVPRTRIPAGSVGIGGAQTGIYPFETPGGWNLIGRTPLALFHPESDSPSLLKVGDHVRFVSITAEQFQYEEERNMGNGL, from the coding sequence ATGACCAAGCTTTCTTACGAATGCCATCTGCTGGGGGATTCGGCTATTGTGATTAGGCTTGGAACGGACATTGATGTATCCATTCTAAATCGAGTACGTCAGTTAACAGCTTACTTAGAGAATAATCGGTTTGAAGGTTTTATCGAAATCGTATCGGCATATACCACAATCACGATTTATTATGACAGCTTTCAGGTTTATAACCACTATTCAGAAGAGGGAACCAGTAGAAGAAGTGGGCGTTCTGGATTAACGAATACATTACTGCCCTACGATATTGTCTTATTACATATACAACATCTTTTGGGAAATTATGAAAATGAAAATAGGGATGATGGCATCGCGCCTGAACGAATCATTGAAATCCCTGTTTGTTACGATGACGATTATGGTCCAGATCTTGCGGATGTTGCGGCCTATCATCGGGTTAGTAAGGAAGAGATTGTGCGCTTGCACACCTCTCAGATCTATCCGGTATATATGATTGGCTTTGCACCTGGATTTCCTTATTTGGGTGGATTGAATGTCAAGTTAGCTACACCAAGGAAAGCGGTACCTCGGACGAGGATACCTGCCGGTTCGGTAGGCATTGGCGGTGCCCAAACAGGCATTTACCCCTTTGAAACGCCAGGCGGCTGGAATTTGATTGGTCGTACACCGCTGGCTCTATTTCATCCGGAATCCGATTCGCCATCTCTACTGAAGGTAGGAGATCATGTAAGATTTGTTTCCATCACGGCTGAGCAGTTCCAATATGAAGAAGAGAGGAACATGGGAAATGGGCTTTGA
- a CDS encoding alpha/beta hydrolase, whose amino-acid sequence MIKTIELWPGASKDSIGEYNQGCPSLTLYPVSKEGLSSAVIVCPGGGYGLRAPHEGEPIAKWLNGLGISAFVLNYRVAPYEHPVPLQDAQRAIRTVRHHAEEWQIDPNRIGILGFSAGGHLASTAGTHYDAGDQESIDPIERQSSRPDVMVLCYPVITFSGEFGHEGSKINLLGKTPDEKLVSLLSNDQQVTAQTPPTFLWHTADDEAVPVENSLLFAGALSRHKVPFDLHVFESGRHGIGIADDHQEAYIWPELCANWLKKQHFA is encoded by the coding sequence ATGATAAAAACGATTGAATTATGGCCCGGAGCATCCAAGGATAGCATAGGTGAATATAACCAAGGATGTCCGAGTTTGACTTTATACCCTGTGTCTAAGGAAGGCCTGAGCTCTGCCGTTATAGTATGCCCAGGAGGAGGCTACGGTTTGCGTGCTCCTCATGAGGGAGAGCCAATTGCCAAATGGCTAAATGGACTTGGGATTTCAGCTTTTGTTTTGAATTACCGTGTAGCTCCTTATGAACACCCGGTTCCACTCCAAGATGCACAGCGGGCAATACGAACAGTAAGGCATCATGCGGAAGAATGGCAGATCGATCCGAACCGCATTGGTATTCTCGGCTTCTCGGCAGGTGGACACCTAGCTTCAACAGCCGGTACACATTACGATGCAGGGGATCAGGAGTCCATCGATCCGATCGAACGACAAAGCAGTCGTCCCGATGTGATGGTGCTCTGTTACCCAGTGATTACATTCTCCGGAGAGTTTGGACATGAAGGTTCAAAAATTAATTTACTGGGAAAAACACCGGATGAGAAGTTGGTCTCACTGCTATCCAATGACCAACAAGTAACAGCGCAGACGCCACCGACGTTTCTCTGGCATACAGCTGATGATGAGGCCGTTCCCGTCGAGAACAGTTTGCTATTTGCGGGGGCGCTTAGCCGCCATAAAGTGCCTTTTGATTTGCACGTTTTTGAGAGCGGGCGTCATGGTATTGGCATAGCGGATGATCATCAGGAAGCTTACATTTGGCCTGAACTTTGTGCGAATTGGCTCAAAAAGCAGCATTTTGCATGA
- a CDS encoding YbjQ family protein: protein MIVATTEYIAGYEVTEVLGSTFGVVVRARGIGGDILASLKGLVGGEVTQYTQMVEDGRKQAMDRLVKNAAAMGADAIVMMRFDSGDIGQNMSEIVAYGTAVRTRRL, encoded by the coding sequence ATGATAGTAGCTACAACAGAATACATTGCTGGCTATGAAGTCACGGAAGTGTTGGGCAGTACATTTGGGGTCGTTGTGCGAGCCAGAGGGATTGGCGGCGATATACTTGCTTCTTTAAAAGGGCTTGTGGGCGGAGAAGTCACTCAGTACACCCAGATGGTAGAAGACGGGCGCAAGCAAGCCATGGACCGATTGGTCAAAAATGCCGCAGCCATGGGCGCTGACGCTATTGTAATGATGCGTTTCGATAGCGGTGACATCGGACAAAATATGAGTGAAATCGTCGCTTATGGCACTGCCGTCCGGACACGTAGGCTATGA
- a CDS encoding HD family phosphohydrolase, producing MNGLGPIILIYGTWVIGFIILLLLSYLIYDKRYKNNGSTTPSKPSNGFVSTPEVFIDPKDGFTYRVYYNPRSGDREYIRES from the coding sequence ATGAATGGATTAGGTCCGATTATACTTATTTATGGAACATGGGTCATCGGCTTTATTATTCTCCTTCTTCTGAGTTATCTCATTTATGACAAACGCTATAAAAACAACGGTTCAACGACGCCTAGTAAACCTTCAAATGGCTTTGTCTCAACGCCAGAAGTGTTCATTGATCCAAAGGATGGATTCACCTATCGCGTGTATTACAATCCTAGATCAGGCGACCGGGAATATATTCGCGAATCCTAA
- a CDS encoding bifunctional metallophosphatase/5'-nucleotidase, with product MQKSKITILETSDLHGNMLPIHYANNQPNDVGLSKVAALIAAERKKEAHVIVIDNGDLIQGTPLAYHHARLNNEPMDPMVLGLNYVGYDAAVIGNHEFNYGLRVLQKAVQESKFPWLCANIVDAESGEPFLGKPYLIKELPDGVRIGILGLTTPYIPNWENPDHIEGLRFEDAIESAKKWVKVLKEHEQVDAVVVSYHGGFERHLTTGEPTEPLTGENQGFQLCMEVEGIDVLLTGHQHRSIAGVEINGVVIVQPGTAGVTLGKVELELSKVDGKWRIDAKKSELLSVATIEADNKLIELIGAYEAQTQEWLDQPIGKLSGDMLVKDPMQIRLKDNALIEFINRVQMELSGAAISNTALFDNVSPGFPSDITMRDIVSNYIYPNTLKVIRISGQDIKDALEQSAEYFELTVAGEVQVSSKFRDPKPSHYNYDMWEGITYTLNISRPIGMRVVQLEYEGKPLDLEASYDVVMNNYRAAGGGNYAMFQDKPVIKDIPTDVAELLAGYIMERGTIEASVNGNWEVIWD from the coding sequence ATGCAGAAAAGTAAAATAACCATATTAGAAACTAGTGACCTGCATGGAAATATGCTGCCCATTCACTATGCAAACAATCAACCTAACGATGTGGGTCTATCCAAAGTGGCTGCGCTTATTGCTGCAGAACGCAAGAAAGAAGCTCATGTTATTGTGATCGATAATGGGGATCTGATTCAAGGTACGCCACTTGCGTATCATCATGCTAGATTGAATAACGAGCCGATGGATCCAATGGTCCTTGGTTTGAACTATGTGGGTTATGACGCGGCCGTTATTGGCAATCATGAATTTAACTATGGTCTTCGAGTGCTGCAAAAAGCGGTTCAAGAATCTAAGTTTCCTTGGTTATGTGCCAACATTGTGGATGCGGAGAGCGGTGAACCGTTCCTAGGAAAGCCATATTTGATAAAAGAGTTACCGGACGGTGTTCGTATAGGTATACTGGGATTGACAACTCCCTATATTCCGAATTGGGAAAATCCCGATCATATCGAGGGTCTTCGGTTCGAAGATGCTATAGAGTCGGCTAAAAAATGGGTAAAGGTACTCAAGGAGCATGAGCAAGTGGATGCCGTTGTTGTCTCCTACCATGGCGGTTTTGAAAGACATCTAACGACGGGTGAGCCTACGGAGCCTCTAACTGGAGAAAATCAGGGCTTTCAACTATGTATGGAAGTAGAAGGTATAGATGTTCTGCTTACAGGGCATCAACACCGGAGCATCGCGGGAGTAGAAATCAATGGAGTCGTCATTGTTCAACCAGGAACTGCCGGTGTAACGCTCGGTAAAGTTGAATTAGAGCTCTCGAAAGTAGATGGCAAATGGCGCATCGATGCCAAGAAATCGGAGCTGCTTTCTGTGGCTACTATTGAAGCGGACAACAAATTGATAGAACTTATCGGTGCTTATGAAGCACAGACTCAGGAGTGGCTTGACCAACCCATCGGTAAGCTGTCCGGAGATATGCTCGTCAAAGATCCTATGCAAATTCGCTTGAAGGACAATGCGCTAATTGAGTTCATCAATCGTGTTCAAATGGAGCTCTCGGGAGCAGCCATTTCCAATACAGCGCTGTTTGATAACGTATCGCCAGGATTTCCATCGGATATTACAATGAGGGACATCGTGTCCAACTACATTTACCCGAACACACTGAAAGTGATTCGGATTTCCGGACAAGACATCAAGGATGCGTTAGAGCAGTCAGCAGAATATTTTGAGTTAACAGTAGCCGGTGAAGTTCAGGTGAGTAGCAAGTTTAGAGATCCGAAACCGTCGCATTATAACTATGATATGTGGGAAGGGATTACCTATACATTGAACATATCCCGCCCAATTGGGATGCGTGTTGTTCAACTGGAATATGAAGGGAAACCGCTGGATCTCGAAGCTTCCTACGATGTGGTTATGAATAATTACCGTGCTGCAGGAGGTGGCAATTATGCGATGTTCCAGGATAAACCGGTCATCAAGGATATCCCGACGGACGTAGCAGAACTACTGGCAGGGTACATTATGGAGCGAGGCACGATTGAAGCTAGCGTGAACGGAAATTGGGAAGTTATTTGGGACTAG
- a CDS encoding phosphate/phosphite/phosphonate ABC transporter substrate-binding protein yields MMKKFTVISLSMIVAAGVLAGCAKKEETAPAASATAKASATPAAAAGFVPKELKVQFVPSQNAETLEAKAKPLEKLLGDKLGIPVKVSVSTDYNVVIEAMASKQVDVGFLPPSNYVVAHDNRKAADLLVQATRLGVDDATGQPTKDLVDFYKSEILVKADSPIKTVADLKGKKMGWQGVTSAAGYVYPGFVLKKAGVDPVKDVTGVQFQGHDKAVIALLNGQVDAVGVFQDIRTNMTKDYPDVFKQTRVLSYSDKIPNDTIAVRSDMDAAWKKKITDAFIAIGNDPEGQKVIFDVYSHKGYVASDDAKFDIVRSVNKEMGLK; encoded by the coding sequence ATGATGAAAAAATTTACTGTCATTAGCTTGTCCATGATCGTTGCTGCAGGTGTTCTTGCAGGTTGTGCAAAAAAAGAGGAAACAGCTCCTGCTGCTTCCGCAACTGCTAAAGCTTCTGCTACACCGGCTGCAGCTGCAGGCTTTGTACCAAAAGAGCTTAAAGTACAGTTCGTTCCTTCCCAAAATGCAGAGACGCTTGAAGCAAAAGCGAAGCCACTTGAAAAACTATTAGGAGACAAGCTGGGCATCCCTGTTAAGGTTTCCGTTTCAACCGATTATAACGTTGTTATCGAAGCAATGGCTTCCAAACAAGTTGATGTTGGCTTCTTGCCTCCAAGTAACTATGTTGTTGCCCATGACAATCGTAAAGCAGCAGACCTGCTTGTACAAGCAACACGTCTGGGTGTTGACGATGCAACTGGCCAACCAACGAAGGATCTAGTTGATTTCTATAAATCAGAAATTCTGGTTAAAGCAGATTCCCCAATCAAAACAGTTGCTGATCTGAAAGGCAAGAAAATGGGATGGCAAGGTGTTACTTCCGCAGCTGGTTACGTATACCCAGGATTCGTATTGAAAAAAGCTGGCGTTGATCCAGTTAAAGATGTAACTGGCGTTCAATTCCAAGGCCATGATAAAGCGGTAATCGCTCTTCTTAACGGTCAAGTTGACGCAGTTGGCGTATTCCAAGACATTCGTACGAATATGACAAAAGATTATCCAGATGTATTCAAACAAACTCGCGTTCTTAGCTACTCTGATAAAATTCCTAATGATACTATCGCTGTTCGTTCCGATATGGATGCAGCATGGAAAAAGAAAATTACGGACGCGTTCATCGCTATTGGCAACGACCCAGAAGGTCAAAAAGTCATTTTCGATGTTTACTCCCACAAAGGTTATGTAGCTTCTGACGATGCCAAATTCGACATCGTTCGTAGCGTTAACAAAGAAATGGGCTTGAAATAA
- the phnE gene encoding phosphonate ABC transporter, permease protein PhnE, with protein MSVTTVKRPPRTKIYLIALIMVLFLIGSIYQTDATLTKLVTGTPEIIKFIAEMFPPDWLFFADIWKPMAQTLQMSIIGTAIGALFAFPMALLAARNVTTAPWLFYPARLIMNLFRTIPDLLYAALFAVLVGFGPTAGTLALIFFTFGIISKLSYESTEAIDPGPLEAMTAVGANKLKLIRFGVIPQVAPTYLAHLLYTFEVSIRASAILGLVGAGGIGLLLKNTLDLFRYDQSCAIVIYTLLVVVIIDLVSTRFRSYLLKGSAKPMSASRSTTYKIIGWIAVIALFIWALTGLELTGFQPTTWVLTKSMLSGLVHPDWAYVYIPEGEDLLRSLLETLSISYLGNFVSAVVCIPFAFWAAANMSRFRAVSGTGKLFLSVVRTIPEIIMALIFIKAVGPNAFAGVMALGLHSVGMLGKLYAEAIENMDMGPTEAMTAVGANIWQRMAFAVVPQVIPDFISYTLYRFEINVRSATLLGVIGAGGIGTPLIFALNARQWPRVGIILIGIIVTVSVIDYISGTLRKRIV; from the coding sequence ATGAGTGTAACGACCGTCAAGAGGCCTCCTCGTACGAAGATCTATCTCATTGCCCTGATCATGGTGCTTTTCTTGATTGGGAGTATTTATCAGACAGATGCGACGCTGACGAAGCTCGTGACCGGTACTCCGGAGATTATTAAATTCATAGCCGAGATGTTTCCACCGGACTGGCTGTTTTTTGCTGATATATGGAAGCCAATGGCACAAACGCTGCAGATGTCCATTATCGGTACAGCAATCGGAGCCCTGTTTGCATTCCCGATGGCATTGCTAGCAGCTCGTAATGTTACTACGGCCCCATGGTTGTTCTATCCAGCTAGACTTATCATGAATCTATTCCGGACAATTCCTGATTTACTCTACGCAGCACTGTTTGCCGTTCTAGTAGGCTTTGGCCCAACGGCCGGTACACTTGCACTAATTTTCTTCACGTTTGGTATTATATCTAAGCTTTCTTACGAATCAACGGAAGCTATTGACCCCGGACCGCTTGAAGCCATGACGGCTGTTGGTGCTAACAAACTTAAACTCATTCGATTCGGCGTCATTCCTCAAGTTGCTCCTACGTACTTGGCTCATTTATTGTACACATTCGAAGTAAGTATTCGGGCGTCAGCCATTCTCGGGTTGGTTGGAGCCGGCGGTATTGGCTTGCTGCTCAAAAACACGCTGGATCTGTTCCGTTACGATCAGTCCTGTGCCATCGTTATTTACACCTTATTGGTTGTTGTTATTATTGATTTGGTCAGCACAAGATTCCGTTCCTATTTGCTAAAAGGCAGCGCGAAACCGATGTCAGCTTCGCGTTCAACGACATATAAGATAATAGGTTGGATTGCGGTCATTGCTTTATTCATATGGGCACTTACGGGCCTAGAGTTGACAGGCTTCCAGCCAACGACCTGGGTTCTCACGAAATCCATGTTATCCGGTTTAGTACATCCTGACTGGGCCTATGTGTATATCCCAGAAGGAGAAGATTTACTTCGATCCTTGCTTGAAACCTTATCTATTTCCTACTTAGGGAACTTTGTTTCAGCGGTTGTCTGTATCCCGTTTGCCTTCTGGGCAGCAGCGAATATGAGCCGATTCCGTGCAGTTTCAGGCACAGGGAAATTGTTCCTAAGTGTCGTACGAACTATACCGGAGATTATTATGGCTTTGATCTTTATTAAAGCTGTAGGCCCGAATGCCTTTGCTGGGGTTATGGCATTAGGACTTCACTCCGTAGGGATGCTCGGCAAGCTTTATGCAGAAGCCATTGAGAATATGGATATGGGACCTACGGAAGCCATGACAGCTGTAGGTGCTAACATTTGGCAGCGGATGGCGTTTGCCGTGGTGCCGCAGGTCATTCCCGATTTCATTTCGTATACCTTATATCGCTTTGAGATTAATGTTCGTTCAGCGACATTGCTAGGGGTTATTGGTGCAGGCGGTATCGGTACGCCACTCATCTTCGCACTCAACGCAAGGCAGTGGCCGCGAGTAGGTATCATCCTCATCGGTATTATTGTCACCGTCTCTGTCATTGACTACATCTCGGGGACACTCCGCAAACGCATTGTGTGA